The DNA window cccactcctcccccctctgagtcacccctctaccctcccttaaagtgccgaaaatgcggtttttctcgatttctgacaaaactgttgaagatacagaaaaagcgcgtaggaacgaagtaatccttaataaatttactacaaatcattcattaacactttggttctagcacttatagttttcgcgtgatccgtcacgaaagttggtcctttgctgcaattttctttattgaatgttaagttttcgcccaaatgcttacgaaatcgtcgaaatttgtttgatatgactaaaatattgtaacacatgactaaaataaaattaagggggaaaaatcactaccatgagtggaatttccaatatgtcttggaattccaataactatttaagacgtaatattttcacagtagtagtcgctaggagtaccattgatccatatagtatatcgatgactggggatgagcttttggtagctgttggtagagccctggagtttcaatccagaagccgtgagttcaagttccacccatggtagtgatttttccccctgaaattcattttcagtttataatattttagtaatatcaaacagatttcgtaagcaatttgggagaaaacttaacattcactaaagaaaattgcagcaaaggaccaactttcgtgatggatcacgcgaaaactgtaagtgctagaaccaaagtttcaatgaatgatttgtagtaaatttattaaggattactttgtttctacacgctttttctgtatcttcaactgTTTTGttagaaatcgcgaaaaaccgcattttcgactatttaagggggggaagaggggtgacgcagaggggggagagatggggagggttgatgaaaaataacttcggcctataatgtacatatcccaatcaaaaaaaatcttccattaattatgccaatattttcatacataactttccagaagcaacgtactatttgtgttttgagataaaataaaaatagtatatttttgtAGTTGGAATAAACTAGCTTAAATggtgtattttaaatgaatggtAAAAAAACTCCAAATTGATTTCAAAAGCAATTTAAAGTATTACAGTTAGTAACTAAAACAACGCAATAACCGGATGATTGCCACAAGAGGAAAAAGGTAAGTCATCTTATCTCTTCAATAGGTATGTGAATAgccgggcaccgttaatcaaatatttaacttcgataatcgttaatccgttactaaaaaagttaacttcgttaatcgttaatgcgatacatttcaacaaatttaacgtaagttaaagttaatcgataatccgttaacgcgtgacaaaaaaatatttttactgtaggtatatatttagttgtatcagtaatccactataatgtattatattactgtaaaagcccgaattACAGCAAGCCTATTGAACTATAGGCTAcatgtggaaggcagtgattgcctgagctactgccaagaactgtgtcaggagagctgcAAGATCACAGCAGGCGGAAGCCGGGTAGAAACTAGGGAAGAGAATGTGGTCTTAAATTGGGCTCGAATTTGCCGCCCTGTCActagaaccacagtataatctaGAACAGTTGCCATGGTAAAACTTAGGATTCATCGAATCAACGTTGGTAAAAGCGAACCCATGTGAACAACAattctttaggtaatatttggGCTTTTGGCGATCAAAATCGGTAAAAGCTGGGACTTACCGGTTAAATCCTAGGATTTTCCGTACTTCGGACTTTTACAGTAGCGTGTTTTTCGCGGCGCTGCCCTGctaaattaacgattaacggactcggagaaatttaacggaagttaacgagtccgttaacattttttagagttaacttaaaagttaatccgttaatcgaaatgttaacttcgttaattaacgattaacggattaacgagttaatgcccagctatgggtatgtgtatattaaataggtacgctataatgtaattaatgatGTAGCTACTTAATTGTGTCAAGTAAAAATGGTCACTTCTTTGCCTTGCCCCATGTTTTGCGCCTCCAAGTATAAGGCGATACGAAGTACGCCGGGCagctagttaaaaataaaaatcaaatacGTAAGATCTGTtcaattgaaaaaatatttatgtgccACACCATGTTTTTGTTGATTTTCGTTAAcctcggcatatagttaggtccattgtaggaaacagaatggcatagttagttttcttaaattcgtatttttttctaaaaaacccatacacctgcgatagatgttacttcaattgctgttgagaaacgggctttacaattaattAACTTATACTAaataagtgtcaaaactatgacatgtcaatcgcatatcgaacacacaaagcccgtttcttaacagcaattgacATAACATCTAATAGcaggtgtttttcagaaaaaagttacgaattaagaaaaactaactatgctattctgtttccaATAATGGACCCAACTATTTGCAGAAGTTAACGTAACTCAATACAAACACGGTGTACTGGCATTATTGGCATATTTTACAGTACCTACTACTAAATTCGCACGCAAAAGCTCGAACAGCGTATTTACATTTTACGGCATAGTTCGTACCCTAATGAATTTATATCACTATAAATATTAACTCATTCAGAGCTAATCACGACACGTTGTCGTTCTGCCTCTACAACGCATTTTCGCTATTTCGCATACACATTTTTACATACAGGAAAAACCATGTTGTCGACTACGACGTAGCGCTACAACCGTAGCTCAGCGGTGAATgtgttatagattttttttttttttgtgtatgaGAATTGGGAATTTAGAGGGATCCTCTATTCTATCCGCAAATCGGACGCCGTGATGTCCCGGAAGAATTGAAAATATATGTttagaattaaaataaaattttaggtTAAGGTACTAATGTTACTACAATAGTTTaacacaaatataaatatagAGGAGATACCAAATATTCTTCAGGCCAGTATCAATCTGTACTTGTTAATTAATTTACTTGTGcgccaaaaaaatatttaggtatgtGCATCAGCTATCagataggtacatacctacctacatgtGGCCAATCCGAATTTCACACAACAAACAAAAAGTAAATCCGATTCCCGGATTCGAAAACCAGTGAACTTGGTCGCATTTTCTTAAATGTCTACCTACTAATACCTATCTATGttagtttataaaaaaataacaaagtagGTAAAAGTACTTACATAGTCAATATTCCCGGGCCTGAACGGATAGGCCTCCACACACATGTGAGTCACCAGCACCACCAATAACAAGCACAATTGGACCTTCATGATCCGGCGTCCAGAGTTCTAATGGACGCCGGCTGGATGGCCCGCCGTATATAGGGAACCGCCCACGCGCTTTCTTAGGGACGCGTGGATGCAACAGGCATTGTGCGAGCACTTTGATGATTAGAAAATGGGAATAAGCTACGGAAGCTACTAAAATACAGAAGTTTCCAGAGAAAACGGTAAAAGCGTACCTAATtgacatttgacattttatgtaggtaagtatgtatttaagatTCTACCAAAAACGAGATattgaaatagtattttatgcaacaggcgtttaaaggaggtcaaaaaagacgagtggcgtgggtaacaatttgaggcgaagccgaaaattgttattaagacgccacgagtattttttgactcagttaaacaccgttgcatacaatactttttctacgaccatgcacttactctttaatagttttctagaataactttcgtgaaattcgcactgttccctgtattttgacttgtcctctgtaatgatcctgcactcaccctgtcgctcgcactccccgccccgcgccgccgcaacccccggcgccccgcgcacccacgctatatgccttaaaggctacctaacaatactttaagagctatatcgtatgcgcggGTGCGCGGGACCCCGGGCGGGGGccggcatcttttatgtagggttttaacgatctatgctcgaccctgtaaatgacgaataacagttcgggagtagaaaaagaattatatgactattgtcaagagggcggcgctgttattctgatgtatgtggtgatagttcagtttagtatgaagaaaatagttccaatgaaattctgctacatggcgcgtagtcatatatttcagggtggctagccgaatggcacaatcgctcacgaaacgctcacgaaacgaagcgctagtagatatctatctctatcgcgcttgcgtattggcgcgacagagccagcggcgtatctatcgctttcgtttggcgtcggagaaatgccattcggctacggggcctggtcaggctaatatacatatatacctgTTATCTACCGATAGATATAGGTGTATGTACCACATTTGATAACAATACTTTTTTGTCAAGGGAGacgaataaaaatgaaaattaccGCACAGTTTAGCTACGCGACATTCATACATATCGAAGTCAATTTCaatcattatatttttttatttagaagtaggtatttatggattatttgttttgtaaatcacgtgacagtAAAATGAGGTTGCATTATTGACAAAACGTACTGTATCGTGCCAGcaagtatttattttcaaacagtACCAACGGACGACTGACACGACATATTTTGATGCCATATTTATTCAAATTcatcataatatacatatatcagTTTTAATTAAGTCATTGTCACTACaccataatttttaagaaaaaaaaaaaccgtcgcctttctgGTTCTGGTGAAaactacttgcgaatgttggattatgtagaaatgtgtaagtattttttaaaactgcttttaatgctttaattattagatggaaacacaaatgaatatacgtataacgttaaggtttgaggagtttcctcaattcctcatgaatccgattatattataagaaatcgaagcttgacaaactttgacttcaaaacatatgcttaacaaacataactaaataaatgtcactgttctgaacttaaatgcatgcttttcttacaaaaataccaaagtcactatgagtgtgccgttcaggtttgagaagtttggttctggccatcatcagcagttccactgcaccaaatgtcactgttctggacgaaagtgcatgctgttcttataaaaataccaaattcactataagtatgccgttcagatttgaggagttcggttctgaccatcatcagaaattccactgcaccaaatgtcactgttctggatgaaagtgcatgctgttcttataaaaatggcaaagtcactataagcgtgccgttcagatttgaggagtttggttctggccatcatcagcagttccactgcaccaaatgtcactgttctgaacgaaagtgcatgatgttcttataaaaataccaaagtcactataagcgtgccgttcagatttgaggagttcggttctgaccatcatcagaaattccactgcaccaaatgtcactgttctggacgaaagtgcatgctgttcttataaaaatggcaaagtcactataagcgtgccgttcagatttgaggagtttggttctggccatcatcagcagttccactgcaccaaatgtcactgttctggacgaaagtgcatgctgttcttataaaaataccaaagtcactataagcgtgccgttcaaatttgaggagttcagttctgaccatcatcagaaattccactgcaccaaatgtcactgttctgtacgaaagtgcatgctgttcgtataaaaatacccaagtcactataagcgtgccgttcagatttgaagagttccgttctggccatcatcagcagttccactgcaccaaatgtcactgttccgtacctaaatgcatgctgttcctttattaacacaaaaatcaccatatgtatgcctttcagatttgaggagttccctcgatttctccaggatcccatcatcagaactgggttctgagaaaaatgggaccaatctgtatgtatatacattcaatcaaaaaaaaaattttcaaaatcggtccaggaacgacggagatatcgaggaacaaacataaaaaataaaaaataaaaaaaacatacagacgacttgataaccgtccttcttgagatatgaggcgacggttaaaaatgatCAGAGTTGGGGAAAAAATACTGTTGACGTCCGTACAAACTAACTCAAAGAATTAGACTTTTTAGGAACTAAcataacatacctacatacacttATTACGCATTCATTTATTTCCAATTCTAATAAACATCTAActgaacatttaatttaattctatAGTCTATTACCTTCGCATTTAAAAATTGCTAAAGAACAAAAGTTCTCTCAGATAAGAGTTCTTTTGTAGTCGCCGCGAGGCTGAGCTACACTGTCTACAGATGTCAAATGGAGCAATCTCTGAGAACCATCTTATAGATAATGAAAAGATATTGTAATATAAAAGGATGGATAGGCACTTACTAGTACATACTCAACTTAAGCTGTTTCAATAATGAACTGGGCACATAAACAAGTGTGATCCGCTACCGAATGTTAACGATGGCCCTAAGAGATTGTCCAAGAGTCAGTACGAGTATGTGACTGTGGTGAcgcccgtgggtgtcgtagaagccgGCTGTGAAATGGGCGCCAGCCAGTCTGTGTAATATCACaactttgttttctttcaacccaatGCCCTACACCTTGAGCAGTTTCAAGGGCAGGTAGGCCTTTTTGGGAATACACATGAGTGAATTTACGTATGTAAATATGTGACTGTGAGCCCCTGTGCCTGTGCCTACGTTTAATCAATAAAGCCTTTGAAAATGAGTCTAGTTCAGGGGTGACCTGACTAACCTGCCTTATTATAAATAAACGTTAATAAAGTCATTGGGCAGAAGAATCGTGTTGAAAATGGAGAtcaacttaagacgatacggtaggggtcaattctccatacaaacgctctcgactatttcctccctggtttttgaagatagagcaatgattttttaaacacagattgttattatttttatctgtgtcggaccgttttgatttttttgatattctgcagggtccccccacatctagcgtctcgcgagcgtcgcgtcgggccaactgtatggaaaaagacgtcgcgtcgacacggcgtcaggctttgcccatacagttgacccgacgcgacgctcgcgagacgctagatgtgaggGGACccttaaagactctagagccaatcaaaaatttccaaaaacggcctttttcattgtggcgcaaaaaggtgtgatactcaagattggtaacaattcaccaaaaaagctaaacggtccgacatattcagattctcaaaattcgttacgattgattaagctttgaaggaggaaagagtcgagagcggaacctaaaccgattttaaagatttttttgaaatatcttttgactgagttgttcttaatagacaattttttttcgataaatctagttaataacacttgtatatttaactaaaattcccaagttgaaaggggggctcctttccattttagcattttcgctaccgtatcctcttaacacgGCTGGCTGAAAGTATTAAAAGTAAGAGAGAAATTATTAAAGCACCATTCCTTGTACTGATTGATGGCAATCATTACTTAGAAATGCCGCAAACCGCACAGCGCGCTTCTTAGAAAAATTATCTTTGGATCAGCATTTAACTACATTACTAATGATCATTATTTAATTAACAACATATTGATAACATTATGGATGTACATAAcattaattgtcaaagcggaccccaggctcccgtgagccgtggcgatggacgggataacgcaaggaataTGATGATGGATAACGCACAAAAACATCTAGAAATGTCTAGCATACACAACTACACAAGCAGATTACAATCTAGTAACCTTCAAAACAATAATCTTCCGTATATGAAATCGACACCGTAACAAAGATCTCGAGATTTCCACGCATTACCTCAGCCTTTACGTATCTATTCATACTCAATTTTGTCTGAGTCTCAAATGTCTCAATATTAGTCATTCCCGCAGGAGCACTTAATTCTTCCGCGAACTGCAAGAAACTGCGTTGAGTCAGGTCATAATTTGATTAAGGAATTACCGTTTTCGAGTGCGTAAGTGTTTTAATCAGATCCGGTCGGCTGCATTTAAACTGGGGGAGAACGAATGctttaagctgagtttagacgagcaacttattgctgcaagttttgagacagaagtatatgcaagaaagagatgcagataatGGCCACTCACCTAAGTTGAGTTGAGTTGAGTTGGTAagacctatagttgcgtcttaaaacttgcagcaataacttgctggtctaaactcagctttaggtTGCCGTAGGCAACGCTATGCCCATTTATCcgtctgttttttttaaccccccgccccgacgcaaaaacgacgggtctgtctgtctgtctgtttgtctgtctgtgtgttttttttaattgaaagctgagttagtcggaagtattcttcttagctatgttacatgaaaatcggtccactatgtcgaggttttattttatttatttttaggtcGTTTTTAGGTGGATACTTGGataggttatttatttatttattcataaataaaactTAGAACATAAGATTACAAAACAATCGCTAAAAACTGTATAGGTGCAACAGTTGGTCAGCGCTAGGAACCTGCAATTaggcaaaataaataacctAAACATAAAACCTACTAAAAACAAGACACACTTTTAGCGGGCTGAAAGGCAGCTCACTGCGCAAAACATAGATCCCGTTTTcttatttaaagttaaattaattcCTAAGCTTTTGGTAAGCATCAATTGACGGATGAACCGTGACAAATAGGTGAAATTTAATAAAGAATTCTGCTTACACAAGGTGACGGGGCCATAGAAAACCGTTTAGTGAGAAGCCTTAGTATGAAACGTTAGTAGGGTGTCCAAACTTTTgaaatatgtaagtaggtacagtcaacaatctgaatcctaggccactgtagaaccctttcacagtaaaagtcaaagtgACTGCCTACTActacagggttctagagtgacctaggattctaattggttgactgtacatattagGTACTTCTCTAATTTTAATACTGAACAAGTGAACAGTCGAGGTTTCATCAAAAACTATTCATAAAAGGAGTAAAAATTGATATTGACAAATGTCGATTGAGGAAAAGACGTATTTTGTACGCTTGGCAGTTTTGAATCCCGAAAACTATTCACATCTcatgaaaaataaaacttgatttTGCAATTCTAAAAAACCATATTGCGATTAACAGTGCTAGTTAACAATAGCTTTGTAGTCGTGGAGTTAGTAGGGTCAAGATAGTTAAAAAGATAGTCAAGTTAGCAAAGaaagtcaaaattaattaatgaaatcaTGCTGATTTTAGTCACTTTGCTAGCAAGAAAGTACCTAACTCATTTTCTTCCTAAAATTTAGTTAGTACCTGCTACATCATGCAAGTCCTTCCGTAAGATTGGTCACCCCAGCGGCCGCCGTGTATCGATTGAAAACAGAACAGGGACGCCCACATCGCTCCGTACCGCTCTAGTTTGTCGCAGAAACATGTATAACCGACCTTATTTACCGGTTATCCACACTTTTACTCCAAATTTCCCAAAATTCTCGTCAATGCATCTGGATTTTTAGTGTTTTGTGAAATAGGTGACCTATATCAGCGCCATGTTTGAAAACAATGTTGAAATGAGTGTTTTGAGtggttaatgtttttattatggTAAGTACTGAACGTAATTATAAATAGGACACTATTTTGTACTTAacctatttaatattattataagttGCTATACACTATCCTGCAATAGGTTGATTTTAAGGActtttgtattatttaaatattgaattaagTTTCATATGGGCCTTGACAACCAATAACTAAGTTGGTGCATAATTGGTACAACCTACTTTTTGCTATTACTTTCATGATAGtacgtaggtacctaggtaTTGTTATCggatataatattaaaaaaactaaatagttTTACCTACCCATCAAGACATACTTTGTACCTACAGCAAAATGTTACGAAACATATTACCTATTTATTACGTACTTGGTAGATACAAGTCTACCACTTTTAATACTGTATTAAAGTGCTGGGTTAAAGCGACAGTTCGTGCGTCTCCATATAATTTAGTAAATTACAGTGATTTGTGAAAATGTCGACGGAGCCAGAAAGCGGTATGAGCCGTACGCTGAGCGCACTCGGCGGCGGAGATGCGTGCGGGGCGCGTTGGACGTTAGCAGCTCTTCTGTTGGCGCCTTTAGCTGCTGCCAACTCGAGCTACTGCGCTGTGCCTGCTGTTATGTTGCTGGCTGCCTTTATAACAGTGGCTAGTAAGTACTTTATAAAGGTTAACAAAAACCAACCAGTCAGTGAATATTTTATTAGAGCGTGCGGAACGCGTTGAACGTAGGCAGCTCTTCTGTTGGCACCCTTAGCTGCTGCCAACTCAAGCTACTGCGCTGTGCCTGCTGTTTTGTTGCTGACTGCCTTTATTACAGTGGCTAGTAAGTACTTTATGAAAGTTTAGTAGTAAGTAAGTTCTTTATTTACCCGGCAGCGGGGACGCGTGCGGTACGCGTTGGACGTTATATATATGGGACTTATTCAGGGCGCTCAACGGAAAAGCGACGCTCTTTTAGCAGCATCATTTGTTAACTATTTCCAGCAAAAATTACAGCGCTATTCGAGGGGATTTATGGTTCTTACTCAGTTTTACAAGTTCTAGCAAACTGTGCCGCATCTACATTTCTTGtttatttcttataattacCGAACCGTAGATACTTCAAGCAATCTGCTATTAGGTGTTAAATGTTGtcaacatttttttcaaatattaaccTCGATTGCTGCTACCTCGTCGTTTAACAAGAGCATTTTTTTGTGCAGCTATCACATGTAGAGATCTCAAGAAACTAGCCGACATCCTACCCCCAGCAAGAACCGGCCGTGGCCGTCGCGAGCGCAATCTACGCTCCTTCGCCGACTTCATGGCAACATGGATGTGTTTCCTCTCACACCTGGTAGCCGTAGCCATCTGCGCAAGGATCCTCAGTGCGACTGCGGATCACGTGACGAGCGGACGGACGAGGCGGTGGCTGTTTGGATATGAGACCAGGGCGCTGGGCGAACCTTGGCCTGATGTGCTTGGGGTTACTGTGGTCATGGTGGTTTGTGCCATGTTCATGTGTGGATTGGAGGTACGGCTAACAGAAATTCCTCTCTTcgcatactcatactcatttatttgtaaagccattttacacgtcaagatttggtttaaaaaataatattcatacaacaataatacttaagaaaataaatagacagaagattgagattacaaaaaaaaagttaggcAACATTCACATTAAAAacacacaataatatttttctaattaggtagtAAAAAATtcgtcataagtgtagaacgggtgctcgaccagccaattttctaagcgatacttaaagttcgacacactaggtgcttcaaccacatattgtgTAACTTATTCGTTTTGGAAGTTTCGCTTTATTGTAATGAAGCCTCTAATATTCTTACTTTTGCCAAGAAATAAGGGAGCTCTTAAAATTAATCGCGAAGCGAACATTGAGCTATTACCTAGTCCGTTTTACTAATCCCTACCTATGATAATTAGGTTTTGGATGAACTTTATCTCTTGGTTATTCTTAAATTGCTGTTCTCTTTTGCAGGAAAGCATGATGTTCACATTCATGCTGTTGATTCTGCTGTACATATTCAGCCAGTTCTTCGCTATCTTTGGTCTAATAAATTTAGATATTGCTAACATAAACATGCCTATACCTATGACTATTTACGAGGTAAGAAGATTTTTAAGTACTGTTGTCACGTTCTTTCGCTTATCTTAAGCGCTCTGcagtttttttgcattttttctcCATGACTTTTTTCTTTCAGCTTTTTGCCGCTGGATCGCCTATCTCATACGCTTTTTGTGTATCGACACAGAAGAAAGATAACAGTTTAAAGAAGACTCTAATTCTTATGGTCGGGCTCCCTGCAATTATTTTATCTGGCCTGTGTTTTTTGTACACAAACATGTTAAAAGGGTGAGTTGATTTCTCTTGAGTCAAAATTCTTAGCTAAATATGAACGGACTACTTTTTTGGAGCGTTCACTTTTTTCATGTACCTTATATACCttcgcactttttttttcagaagtAGTATAGACGCGGCATTGCCAATAACAACTCTACTAGAAGCCAGAGCACCCTCATGGATGTGTCCCCTCTTAGCCGCAGTCACTGTAGCGGGGATCAGTCTGGCCCTGACCGAGCTGTGTCCCATACTCTTCTCTATCCTGGTGACTTTGGCTTCTCCTGAATGGAAGGTGCTCACCAGATCCATGACGTACGAAAGTCAAACAACAGGCAGTCCGGTTCTAGCTGTGTTCACTGCTGGTGAGATTCACTCCATATTATCAAAGTCAGATTGCATTTTTCCTTAAGTGGGCGGCTTAAATTATCTGACAACTTTATTTGCAGGAAGTCTAGCAGCAATTCTAGCTTTCGCCTGTCCACTTTCCCACATGATCACGTTAATGAATGCGAGCCATTTACTGGGAATTTCGGTACAGGCTTTCCACTTTATGATAATGAGATGTGTTCCGACTGCAGAACAGAAAGAAGCTGGAGGTATTCcttttgattttgataatttattttaacacaCATATTCAGTAGTATCTTGAAACTCATCTTGATTTACAGATGTTGAGTACAAACGTCTAGATCGAGGAGATGCACGAACTAAGACATCAGGGAAGAAATCAAAAAGGGGGCTTTGGTTCATCCCTTCTGCTATAAGGCACACAAAAACTTTGGAGAGCATCAAATCTAAAGTAACTGCGAAAGGTAAAACCATTTTATAATCATTACATTTGCCCCGATTTATATGGTTTCTCGGTGTAGTTTCCTAGTGATGTGTGACGCTTTTATCTTGAGATAATAAGCCAATGCCTATTTCTTCAGAAACTGAAGAGCGGGAATGTCTCCTCCTCGACGAATACGGCAGCGGAGTAGTAGACGATGCCGAGCCAATGACCAGTTGCAGCAGTGACCAGCGGATCGCGCCGACTGCTATAGACGAAGTGCCTTCGGATGTCGAAGTGGAAGTCAGCGAAGGGGACCTGTCGTCTGGCGATGACTCCACTGATATTGATGCTGTTGTTAAGGAGTACAGGGATACGATACAAGTAAGTGTATTTTACGCCCCTCGCTAGACTTGTTAAGAAACATATTGGTCGAATTTCTACCACATGTAAACTGGCTGAGATTGCGAATGCTTACTTAAAAGTTAGTGATAAAAATTATTGCCGTAGTGTTTGCTCCTTGATGATTTGGTAGGACTTGTATCCTTCTAACTTAAATAGCGCGTGTATTATCTACCTCTTCCTTGCATTCTGTCATTGGTCAATGGTCGGCATTGACAAAAACCCCAGAATTTGGCGCATACATTTGATTACCGATTTCAATCtattaaaattcaaaaattccTCACCCTGACATCATTCCAGGTAGTGACGTCTCTCCCCGAAGCAAGTGCTCCCATCCCTCCTTGCGTGCGCGGGGCCAGATGGTCGGCAGTGGGCGCTGTAGTGCAG is part of the Leguminivora glycinivorella isolate SPB_JAAS2020 chromosome 10, LegGlyc_1.1, whole genome shotgun sequence genome and encodes:
- the LOC125230268 gene encoding uncharacterized protein LOC125230268 — encoded protein: MSTEPESGMSRTLSALGGGDACGARWTLAALLLAPLAAANSSYCAVPAVMLLAAFITVATITCRDLKKLADILPPARTGRGRRERNLRSFADFMATWMCFLSHLVAVAICARILSATADHVTSGRTRRWLFGYETRALGEPWPDVLGVTVVMVVCAMFMCGLEESMMFTFMLLILLYIFSQFFAIFGLINLDIANINMPIPMTIYELFAAGSPISYAFCVSTQKKDNSLKKTLILMVGLPAIILSGLCFLYTNMLKGSSIDAALPITTLLEARAPSWMCPLLAAVTVAGISLALTELCPILFSILVTLASPEWKVLTRSMTYESQTTGSPVLAVFTAGSLAAILAFACPLSHMITLMNASHLLGISVQAFHFMIMRCVPTAEQKEAGDVEYKRLDRGDARTKTSGKKSKRGLWFIPSAIRHTKTLESIKSKVTAKETEERECLLLDEYGSGVVDDAEPMTSCSSDQRIAPTAIDEVPSDVEVEVSEGDLSSGDDSTDIDAVVKEYRDTIQVVTSLPEASAPIPPCVRGARWSAVGAVVQLIAAALIAVAFCNEHIRLPMFAAGIPVWICGTFICAWQPAHPLGMRKGQGLQAPLALLPALLFLTPLLIDSWPAIVLFAGAGVVIYARCERWCGDLAVQQARSAVERRKLHAVSADVPLAAHLAHIDTVFITR